From Candidatus Thiodictyon syntrophicum, a single genomic window includes:
- a CDS encoding form I ribulose bisphosphate carboxylase large subunit: MAVKTYDAGVKEYRDMYWTPDYVPLDTDLLACFKCTGQTGVPREEVAAAVAAESSTGTWSTVWSELLTDLEYYKGRAYRIEDVPGDRESFYAFVAYPIDLFEEGSIVNVLTSLVGNVFGFKALRHLRLEDIRFPIAYIKTCNGPPAGIQLERDRLNKYGRPMLGATIKPKLGLSAKNYGRAVYECLRGGLDMTKDDENVNSQPFMRWRDRFEFVGEAIQKAQAETGERKGHYLNVTAPDPEQMYERAAFAKEVGSPIIMHDFLTGGFTANTGLANWCRKNGMLLHIHRAMHAVIDRHPKHGIHFRVLAKCLRLSGGDHLHTGTVVGKLEGDRQSTLGYVDQLRESFVPEDRSRGVFFDQDWGSMPGVMAVASGGIHVWHMPALLAIFGDDSMLQFGGGTQGHPWGNAAGAAANRVALEACVKARNQGRELEKEARDIMTDAARHSPELAIAMETWKEIKFEFDTVDKLDVA, from the coding sequence ATGGCTGTTAAGACCTATGACGCGGGCGTGAAAGAATACCGCGACATGTATTGGACCCCGGACTATGTCCCGCTCGATACGGACCTGCTCGCCTGCTTCAAGTGTACCGGTCAGACCGGTGTGCCGCGCGAAGAGGTGGCAGCGGCGGTGGCGGCGGAATCCTCCACCGGCACCTGGTCCACGGTGTGGTCGGAACTGCTGACCGATCTGGAGTATTACAAGGGCCGCGCCTATCGCATCGAGGACGTGCCGGGGGACCGCGAGTCCTTCTATGCCTTCGTGGCTTATCCCATCGACCTGTTCGAGGAAGGCTCGATCGTCAACGTGCTCACCTCCCTGGTCGGTAACGTGTTCGGCTTCAAGGCGTTGCGTCATTTGCGTCTGGAGGATATCCGCTTTCCCATCGCCTATATCAAGACCTGTAACGGCCCGCCGGCCGGTATCCAGCTCGAGCGTGACCGGCTCAACAAGTACGGCCGCCCCATGCTGGGTGCCACCATCAAGCCGAAGCTCGGACTGTCCGCCAAGAACTATGGCCGGGCCGTCTACGAGTGTCTGCGCGGCGGCCTGGACATGACGAAGGACGACGAGAACGTCAATTCGCAGCCCTTCATGCGTTGGCGCGACCGCTTCGAGTTCGTGGGCGAGGCGATTCAGAAGGCGCAAGCCGAAACCGGCGAGCGCAAGGGCCACTACCTGAACGTCACCGCCCCGGACCCGGAGCAGATGTACGAGCGTGCCGCGTTCGCCAAGGAGGTCGGCTCGCCCATTATCATGCACGACTTCCTCACCGGCGGCTTCACGGCGAACACCGGGCTCGCCAACTGGTGCCGCAAGAACGGGATGCTGCTGCACATCCACCGCGCCATGCACGCGGTCATCGACCGTCACCCCAAGCACGGTATCCACTTCCGGGTCCTGGCCAAGTGTCTGCGCCTGTCCGGTGGCGACCATCTGCACACCGGCACCGTGGTGGGCAAGCTGGAAGGTGATCGCCAGTCCACCCTGGGCTATGTCGATCAGTTGCGCGAGTCCTTCGTGCCCGAGGATCGCTCGCGCGGGGTCTTCTTCGATCAGGACTGGGGCTCCATGCCCGGCGTCATGGCCGTGGCCTCCGGCGGCATCCATGTCTGGCACATGCCGGCACTGCTGGCCATCTTCGGGGACGATTCGATGCTGCAGTTCGGTGGCGGCACCCAGGGCCACCCCTGGGGCAACGCGGCCGGCGCCGCGGCCAACCGGGTCGCGCTGGAGGCCTGCGTCAAGGCCCGCAACCAGGGCCGGGAACTGGAGAAGGAGGCGCGCGACATCATGACCGACGCCGCCAGACACAGCCCGGAACTTGCCATCGCCATGGAGACCTGGAAGGAGATCAAGTTCGAGTTCGACACCGTCGACAAGCTCGACGTGGCCTGA
- a CDS encoding ribulose bisphosphate carboxylase small subunit codes for MRTNSTVGDYQTAQTLETFGFLPKLTQDEIYDQIAYLIGNGWTPAIEHEHPSRSTDHYWTMWKLPFFGEQDMDRVMAEIDACHQAYPTHHVRLIGYDNYTQSQGVSFVVIEGRT; via the coding sequence ATGCGAACCAACTCCACGGTGGGCGACTACCAGACCGCCCAGACCCTCGAAACCTTCGGCTTCCTGCCGAAGCTGACGCAGGACGAGATCTACGACCAGATCGCCTATCTGATCGGTAACGGCTGGACGCCGGCCATCGAGCACGAGCACCCGAGCCGCTCGACCGATCACTACTGGACCATGTGGAAGCTGCCGTTCTTCGGCGAGCAGGACATGGACCGCGTGATGGCCGAGATCGATGCCTGCCACCAGGCCTACCCGACTCACCATGTGCGCCTCATCGGCTACGACAACTACACCCAGAGCCAAGGGGTGTCGTTCGTGGTCATCGAGGGTCGCACCTGA
- a CDS encoding CsoS2 family carboxysome shell protein yields the protein MKPESNVTGTSGRALAQARRQALSGAGKAAIQSVAAGPTRREAERPSDPQASLRVRAAPVSAPPIAPEPGRVPVAGRRAAVPAPPAPSANAGRAAALARRKAMSSKGKVAVDRKDRVRDGERTKPVDEPGAAKNASRQDGNCSCGAKDTSERGGSDVSLSRAATPSRGNGRPKPRGPRRNDTRMNPGRAASLARRQAQSSRGKAGVGAAGLSAAQTARAANPELSGRELAKALREQRSRRGGAGRKQSAPTGRARAARTAAAPGAATGAAQDAPWKVGASETSHGQTVTGTMVGRSRDMTGDEASTCRTVTGTEYMGADIFRDFCQGEPPKAPRRVGVSPTNRGNPVTGNQVGRSTKVTGDEPGTCQQVTGTEYMGANLQEAFCGRTPEKGPAKSDSAATRGGKRVTGNNVGRSGKVTGDEVGATRSLTGTQYMQPGSPAAGPSAAPLKVGTSATLLGGTVTGTMIGRHPALTGDEAGSCRNVTGDDYIGLEQFGQFCAATPARTERKVGVSATLGGERITGTMTGRAPRMTGDEPGTCRAVTGTPYAGVEQYRAYCEPTQASRAAARMQPDQRRIRPMMTGIQPGVGGRMTGDAKGACEPVTGTPYSDAGQVLAVCAAEPAEPGSPDFPQPLPSTGEAGGAEPAPWSDFSIASPAHASNAPQPARGVTGAPLEGGRITGPFGMASGKVTGIVETGFGRNGRAPLEADLSAAPPTVHGRVKSRISGEGINDGITVTGDDWDPGDRVTGTAGTSAPVRNPSRRGAQPLGLPMAAAMAVTKAATKAKGRAEGIPEPVSKVTGGSGNTDKGAMVTYSGGARG from the coding sequence ATGAAACCAGAGAGCAACGTAACGGGGACGAGCGGACGCGCGCTGGCACAGGCGCGGCGCCAGGCCTTGTCGGGTGCCGGCAAGGCGGCCATACAGTCCGTCGCGGCGGGCCCGACCCGTCGGGAGGCCGAGCGCCCGAGCGATCCTCAGGCGTCGCTCAGGGTGCGTGCGGCACCGGTTTCAGCCCCGCCGATCGCGCCGGAGCCGGGCCGCGTCCCGGTGGCGGGTCGGCGCGCCGCGGTGCCTGCACCGCCAGCCCCCAGCGCCAACGCCGGCCGCGCCGCGGCGCTCGCCCGTCGCAAGGCGATGTCCAGCAAGGGTAAAGTCGCCGTCGACCGGAAGGATCGGGTGCGTGACGGGGAGCGCACCAAGCCGGTGGACGAGCCGGGCGCCGCCAAGAATGCCTCACGCCAGGACGGGAATTGCTCCTGCGGCGCCAAGGACACGAGCGAGCGCGGGGGGAGCGACGTTTCCCTCTCGCGGGCCGCGACCCCCAGTCGCGGCAACGGGCGGCCCAAGCCGCGCGGGCCCCGCCGCAACGATACGCGAATGAACCCAGGGCGCGCCGCGTCGCTGGCGCGCCGCCAGGCCCAGTCCTCCCGCGGCAAGGCGGGCGTCGGCGCCGCCGGGCTGAGCGCCGCCCAGACCGCGCGGGCGGCCAATCCGGAGCTGTCCGGCCGTGAGTTGGCCAAGGCGCTGCGCGAGCAGCGCAGCCGCCGCGGGGGTGCCGGCCGGAAGCAGTCCGCACCCACCGGGCGTGCGCGGGCGGCCCGCACCGCAGCAGCACCGGGCGCGGCAACGGGCGCGGCCCAGGATGCCCCCTGGAAGGTGGGTGCCAGTGAGACCTCCCACGGCCAGACCGTGACCGGCACCATGGTCGGGCGCTCGCGCGACATGACCGGGGACGAGGCCAGCACCTGCCGCACCGTTACCGGCACCGAATACATGGGTGCCGACATCTTCCGCGACTTCTGCCAGGGCGAGCCCCCGAAGGCCCCCAGGCGGGTCGGCGTGAGCCCGACGAATCGCGGCAACCCGGTGACCGGCAACCAGGTCGGACGCAGCACCAAGGTGACCGGCGACGAACCCGGTACCTGCCAGCAGGTGACCGGGACCGAGTACATGGGCGCCAATCTGCAGGAGGCCTTCTGCGGCCGCACGCCTGAAAAAGGTCCGGCCAAGTCCGACAGTGCCGCGACCCGCGGCGGCAAGCGGGTGACCGGCAACAACGTCGGACGCTCCGGTAAGGTGACCGGCGACGAGGTCGGTGCCACTCGTTCCCTCACGGGTACCCAGTACATGCAGCCCGGCAGCCCCGCTGCCGGTCCAAGCGCCGCCCCACTCAAGGTCGGCACCAGCGCGACCCTGCTCGGCGGTACCGTGACCGGCACCATGATCGGCCGGCACCCGGCGCTCACCGGCGATGAGGCCGGCAGTTGCCGCAACGTCACCGGTGACGACTACATCGGCCTGGAGCAGTTCGGTCAGTTCTGCGCTGCGACGCCCGCCCGCACCGAGCGCAAGGTCGGCGTCTCCGCCACCCTGGGCGGCGAGCGGATCACCGGCACCATGACCGGGCGGGCGCCCCGGATGACCGGCGACGAGCCCGGCACCTGCCGGGCCGTCACCGGCACGCCCTACGCCGGGGTCGAGCAGTACCGTGCCTACTGCGAGCCGACCCAGGCCAGCCGGGCCGCGGCCCGCATGCAGCCTGACCAGCGCCGCATCCGCCCGATGATGACCGGCATCCAGCCCGGCGTCGGCGGCCGGATGACGGGCGACGCGAAAGGGGCCTGCGAGCCCGTCACCGGCACCCCCTACAGCGATGCCGGGCAGGTCCTGGCGGTGTGTGCCGCGGAACCGGCAGAGCCCGGGAGCCCGGACTTTCCCCAGCCCCTGCCCAGCACCGGCGAGGCCGGCGGCGCCGAACCCGCGCCCTGGAGCGACTTCAGCATCGCGTCACCGGCCCACGCGTCCAACGCGCCCCAACCGGCCCGGGGTGTGACGGGCGCGCCACTGGAGGGCGGTCGGATCACCGGGCCCTTCGGCATGGCCAGCGGCAAGGTCACCGGGATCGTGGAGACCGGGTTCGGGCGCAACGGCCGCGCCCCGCTGGAGGCCGACCTGTCCGCCGCGCCGCCAACCGTCCACGGACGGGTCAAGTCGCGGATCAGCGGGGAGGGCATCAATGACGGCATCACGGTCACCGGCGACGACTGGGACCCCGGCGACCGGGTCACCGGTACCGCGGGGACCTCGGCCCCGGTGCGCAACCCGAGCCGTCGCGGCGCCCAGCCCCTTGGGCTGCCGATGGCCGCGGCCATGGCCGTAACCAAGGCCGCGACCAAGGCGAAGGGTCGTGCCGAGGGCATCCCGGAGCCGGTCAGTAAGGTCACGGGCGGCAGCGGCAACACCGACAAGGGTGCGATGGTCACCTACTCGGGCGGGGCCCGCGGCTGA
- a CDS encoding carboxysome shell carbonic anhydrase, with amino-acid sequence MQRTHSRTLSRARTTGTAPLRRPGAVGVGVGANGAGAGAGVGTGVAGPRPAAGLATRHVLAHAEENARLHDYEQGVKSAFDAIVPTLKRISALQHETDFEAQAQAIAQRALGFTLPEDILANAWVAQLDLRRLYAWCTFATYRRFCDDFYTRDPLVVDDETLFNGGFEGFLQTCGFHTLDLSPCADGRLAHLVRYVLRLPHRAVRRKSYAGALFDIEDSIQKWVEVEMLRMRRGLPNTADAPTRYLKAAVYHHSSVAPDQEGCAAHGSDDARAAAAGLERLRGFQQAIENSFCCGASIDLLLMGLDTATDAIRVYVPDADGAIDLGRSVDALALYRSTARLDASAALREVQEAVRRTSPGVAAGMARLIERLIVNNFSQIAYVGTYQGEHYDDIGHAERFIGAGVGFEEIQLRNLMYFAYLHTVEEATVDLDVGLKIFTGLNVCRGLPTPVVVRFDYHGQVPGARERAVGHCRRVTEALKTRYGELFGRGLLHILQVVRDCNADAPIEMLSCTVNAERMAGGER; translated from the coding sequence ATGCAGCGCACTCACTCCAGAACACTCAGCCGCGCCCGGACCACCGGCACCGCACCACTGCGCCGCCCCGGCGCGGTGGGGGTCGGCGTCGGCGCAAACGGTGCCGGAGCCGGCGCCGGCGTCGGCACCGGTGTGGCCGGCCCCCGCCCGGCCGCGGGCCTGGCCACCCGTCACGTCCTGGCCCACGCCGAGGAGAATGCGCGGCTCCACGACTATGAGCAGGGGGTGAAGTCCGCCTTCGATGCCATCGTGCCGACCTTGAAGCGCATCTCGGCCCTGCAGCACGAGACCGACTTCGAGGCCCAGGCCCAGGCCATCGCCCAGCGGGCGCTCGGCTTCACGCTGCCGGAAGACATCCTGGCGAATGCCTGGGTCGCTCAGCTCGACCTGCGCCGCCTCTATGCCTGGTGCACCTTCGCGACCTACCGGCGGTTCTGCGACGACTTTTACACCCGGGACCCGCTGGTGGTCGATGACGAGACCCTCTTCAACGGCGGCTTCGAGGGCTTTCTGCAGACCTGCGGCTTCCACACCCTGGACCTCTCGCCCTGTGCGGACGGCCGCCTGGCGCACCTGGTCCGCTATGTGCTGCGCCTGCCCCACCGGGCGGTGCGTCGCAAGTCCTACGCCGGGGCCCTGTTCGACATCGAAGACAGCATCCAGAAGTGGGTCGAGGTGGAGATGCTGCGCATGCGCCGCGGGCTGCCGAACACCGCGGACGCGCCGACCCGGTATCTGAAGGCGGCCGTCTACCACCATAGCTCGGTGGCGCCGGACCAGGAGGGCTGCGCCGCCCACGGCTCGGATGACGCGCGGGCCGCCGCCGCGGGGCTCGAGCGCCTGCGGGGTTTTCAGCAGGCCATCGAGAACAGCTTCTGCTGCGGGGCCTCCATCGACCTCCTGCTGATGGGCCTGGACACCGCCACGGACGCGATCCGCGTGTACGTGCCGGATGCCGATGGCGCCATCGACCTCGGCCGCTCGGTGGATGCCTTGGCGCTCTACCGCAGTACCGCCCGGCTGGACGCCTCCGCTGCCCTGCGCGAGGTCCAGGAGGCGGTGCGCCGCACCTCGCCCGGGGTGGCCGCGGGCATGGCACGGCTCATCGAGCGGCTGATCGTGAACAACTTCTCCCAGATCGCCTATGTGGGCACCTATCAGGGCGAGCACTACGACGACATCGGCCATGCGGAGCGTTTCATTGGGGCCGGCGTCGGCTTCGAGGAGATCCAACTGCGCAACCTCATGTATTTCGCCTACCTCCACACGGTCGAGGAGGCCACGGTGGACCTGGACGTGGGCCTCAAGATCTTCACCGGGCTTAACGTCTGCCGCGGGCTGCCCACACCGGTGGTGGTGCGCTTCGACTACCACGGCCAGGTACCGGGTGCGCGGGAGCGGGCCGTCGGGCACTGCCGCCGCGTGACCGAGGCACTCAAGACGCGCTATGGGGAACTCTTCGGGCGCGGCCTGTTGCACATCCTTCAGGTGGTGCGCGACTGCAACGCCGACGCGCCCATCGAGATGCTGTCCTGCACCGTCAACGCCGAGCGCATGGCCGGGGGGGAGCGATGA
- a CDS encoding carboxysome peptide A — MKICQVERPLVATNRIPGLEHRHLQVVRDGAISAVAVDAVGCIPGDWVICVGSSAAREAAGSKEYPSDLTIVGIIDHWPPPENP, encoded by the coding sequence ATGAAGATCTGTCAGGTCGAGCGGCCCCTGGTCGCGACCAATCGGATTCCCGGGCTGGAACACCGGCACCTGCAGGTGGTGCGCGACGGGGCCATCAGCGCGGTGGCTGTGGATGCGGTCGGCTGCATCCCGGGGGACTGGGTGATCTGCGTCGGCAGCTCCGCCGCCCGCGAGGCGGCCGGCAGCAAGGAGTATCCGAGCGATCTCACCATCGTCGGCATCATCGACCACTGGCCACCGCCGGAGAACCCGTGA
- a CDS encoding carboxysome peptide B: MDLFEVEGPLVCTRRIAGLKQASLRVLRDAKGKRQVATDPVGARAGNQVFTVNGSAARYAQGDFAVLTDLTIGGIIDDRDQAPAGSATAAAATSAAV, translated from the coding sequence ATGGACCTGTTCGAGGTGGAAGGGCCGCTGGTCTGCACCCGGCGCATCGCTGGCCTCAAGCAGGCGAGCCTGCGGGTGTTGCGCGATGCCAAGGGCAAGCGCCAGGTGGCGACGGACCCGGTCGGGGCGCGGGCCGGCAACCAGGTGTTCACGGTCAACGGGTCCGCGGCCCGCTACGCCCAGGGGGATTTCGCCGTGCTCACCGATCTCACCATCGGCGGGATCATCGACGACCGGGACCAGGCACCAGCGGGGTCGGCAACGGCCGCGGCGGCAACGTCGGCAGCCGTTTGA
- a CDS encoding BMC domain-containing protein, which yields MATEHYGIALGMIETRGLVPAIEAADAMTKAAEVRLIGREFVGGGYVTVLVRGETGAVNAAVRAGADACERVGDGLVAAHIIARPHREVEPVLGTPFPGTDNPVIR from the coding sequence ATGGCAACTGAACACTACGGTATCGCACTGGGCATGATCGAGACGCGCGGGCTGGTCCCCGCCATCGAGGCCGCGGACGCCATGACCAAGGCGGCCGAGGTGCGCCTGATCGGCCGCGAGTTCGTCGGCGGCGGCTACGTCACCGTATTGGTGCGCGGGGAGACCGGTGCGGTCAACGCCGCCGTGCGGGCGGGTGCCGACGCCTGCGAGCGGGTCGGCGACGGGCTGGTGGCGGCCCACATCATCGCCCGTCCCCACCGCGAGGTGGAGCCGGTGCTCGGCACCCCGTTCCCTGGCACGGACAATCCCGTCATCAGGTAA
- a CDS encoding BMC domain-containing protein, with product MASEIYGIALGMIETRGLVPAIEAADAMTKAAEVRLIGREFVGGGYVTVLVRGETGAVNAAVRAGADACERVGDGLVAAHIIARPHREVEPVLPTGGVGETLARAA from the coding sequence ATGGCAAGCGAGATCTACGGTATAGCGTTGGGCATGATCGAGACGCGCGGGTTGGTGCCCGCCATCGAGGCGGCGGACGCCATGACCAAGGCCGCCGAGGTGCGGCTCATCGGGCGCGAGTTCGTCGGCGGCGGCTATGTGACGGTGCTGGTGCGCGGCGAGACCGGCGCGGTCAACGCCGCGGTGCGCGCCGGTGCCGACGCTTGCGAGCGGGTGGGTGACGGGCTGGTGGCGGCCCACATCATCGCCCGCCCCCACCGCGAGGTGGAGCCGGTGCTGCCCACCGGCGGGGTCGGCGAGACCCTGGCGCGGGCCGCCTGA
- a CDS encoding ferritin-like domain-containing protein → MRQNSTDQRILGYLGRALSLELSAVQTYSTQARLVATWGLDGPAERLREEAHEELQHVERIIARMLALGAAPNGSQLRPALVGGDLLSLLQADYVFELELVGLYRDAARHGERIASRDDRVFFGALLAEEQAHARELIEWIAALEQPVEPPTRRRALR, encoded by the coding sequence ATGCGGCAGAACAGCACTGACCAGCGAATCCTGGGCTATCTGGGCCGGGCCCTCAGCCTGGAGCTGTCGGCGGTCCAGACCTATAGTACCCAGGCGCGACTGGTCGCGACCTGGGGGCTGGACGGACCGGCGGAGCGCCTGCGCGAGGAGGCCCATGAGGAGCTGCAGCATGTGGAGCGGATCATCGCCCGGATGCTGGCGCTCGGCGCGGCACCGAACGGGTCCCAACTGCGCCCGGCCCTGGTGGGGGGCGACCTGCTGTCGCTGCTCCAGGCCGACTATGTCTTCGAGCTGGAGCTGGTCGGGCTGTACCGCGATGCCGCCAGACATGGCGAGCGGATCGCCAGTCGGGACGACCGCGTCTTCTTTGGGGCCCTGCTCGCCGAGGAGCAGGCCCACGCCCGGGAGTTGATCGAATGGATAGCTGCGCTCGAGCAGCCGGTCGAGCCGCCCACGCGGCGCCGGGCATTGCGGTGA
- a CDS encoding 4a-hydroxytetrahydrobiopterin dehydratase: protein MSQQWQERARPACLERRYRFASYDALRDFLDQAAALSEREGLYPDLGFGRDYVNMTIHADEASGSLDERQRRFAQLIDEIGDQGVLT, encoded by the coding sequence ATGAGTCAACAATGGCAAGAGAGGGCGCGTCCGGCATGTCTGGAGCGCCGCTACCGGTTCGCGAGCTACGACGCGCTACGCGATTTTCTCGATCAGGCCGCCGCGCTCTCGGAGCGCGAGGGGCTTTACCCCGACCTCGGCTTCGGGCGCGACTATGTGAACATGACGATCCACGCGGACGAGGCTAGCGGGTCCCTGGATGAGCGGCAGCGTCGCTTTGCCCAGCTCATCGATGAGATCGGTGATCAAGGCGTCTTGACCTGA